A portion of the Candidatus Taylorbacteria bacterium genome contains these proteins:
- a CDS encoding LamG-like jellyroll fold domain-containing protein, with product MYKKHILGIIATAFLLLVAVLSFSTLNKQINNVYTSSQRAQAIPSSNLISYWAFDGNANDSVGSNTGTLINGPTFTTGKIGQGLKFDGVDDYVDAKDINALDGLNAMTVSVWIKQVSNNEVGQLKYLVTKGSPYATIEWSLYSDNYAFNPQFQITSGGVKYSSGAAPTITDSNWHHLVGMYDGSKVSIWVDGVKKSEAAASGTTDANSKSVIINNIFGPNWVFNGSIDEVRIYSRALSAQEITDIYNSTGGGVTPTPPPPTSVGKLISYWAFDGNANDSVGSNTGTLINGPTFTTGKIGQGLKFDGVDDYVDAKDINALDGLNAMTVSVWIKQVSNNEVGQLKYLVTKGSPYATIEWSLYSDNYAFNPQFQITSGGVKYSSGAAPTITDSNWHHLVGMYDGSKVSIWVDGVKKSEAAASGTTDANSKSVIINNIFGPNWVFNGSIDEVRIYSRALSAQEITELLNAVGGGGGTAVNGLCSTTLNQCTSGTFADVTDTSTARLWSCTGSNGGTTASCSETISVVPDTTAPSTPTNLSASAVSSSQINLSWTASTDNVGVTGYKVFRNGTQVATPSTNSYSSTGLTANTSYSYTVLAQDAAGNPSAQSSSASATTQAVSAGNPRTYVTTFSGGAENPLSESGNWINGKATGLDWTDMRMANGLVYGTQPPSGGYDDSTAILSGTWGPDQTVTAVVHTVNPTGSAVEELEIRLRSSISAHSNTGYELTYGLSPTGTQYYSIVRWNGALGNFTVLANLSAAQGAPFLTDNSTIKGTMIGNTITLYVNNVSILTTTDSTFASGAPGIGWLRAYGGADTDYGFRSVTATDGSGSGSPSDTQAPSVPTNLSSSNVTQTGATISWTASTDTGGGNVAGYKVWRGGAQVGTVTSGTSFANSGLVASTTYSYTISSYDNAGAPNNSVPSAALSVTTSGVATPTTFTLTITKAGTGGGTVTSTGGSVSCGSTCSASGLTSGTVSTLTAVATSGSTFTGWSGGGCSGTGTCVVTVASNTTVTATFNLSSVSGVPAPTYVSAAGVAPDQISLIWLRSTPTTGTITSYTIYRNGTQIGTIAHIPYQAPYHDTEQQYYQDFTVSPGTTYTYTVTATDNGGNVSPPSAGVAATTPGGSSALIPSNRLANWIPGVTAGVTGGIPTNRTHLIDVTQAPYNADKTGATDAAPAINSAITAAVANDIVYLPAGTYKILTQIVASFKSNITLRGAGASTILDCYVPSVCVNIRGSEFYNVSAVPVLSGASKGSTQVSVSDSSPYTVGNIVKISGKNKTSLPTISVSGYENIQSQIVVLTGKSGSALSFSPPLIVDFSGRQPSITAPNYATSRYVGIEDLTIDGSNATTQFGISAGGTYASWVKNVKVRHMSNYSISFNDSLGCEVRHSFLDELNHGGTNGSGFLSGGNTGCLFEDNIVYKSFPLLEINFSSVGNVFAYNYMPDGSVNVNHGSHNSYNLYEGNYLQGGEFKSDGYFGSDSEEMFFRNWTSGFLAFKRFSRNFSAIGNVVGAYSLGQPNIGNGASTGFALPSQGIYWLDWSPVAGLGIKGTLTSRASDGSSGVVTLSAGTSRLLGYCQAFGGNCPAITTQWSNGARIGMHTTAFSGNAVSLTGGYLDPLPAQGTAIGLWPRSEGFQELDMDVGLTFIRKQNYIFGKGIPANEALTGGQTLPNSLYLSSKPAWFGSLSWPPYSPTNAAQTADNIPAGYRFNHPGQEAPGVSVSIKTNTDSVSPVNVTAGVLKALSASFMGILQEFWNTLYKILRWIIEMLQNLL from the coding sequence ATGTATAAAAAACACATTCTTGGCATTATTGCCACAGCGTTTCTTTTATTAGTAGCAGTTTTAAGTTTTTCCACACTCAACAAGCAAATTAATAACGTCTACACTTCTTCCCAGCGCGCTCAAGCTATTCCCTCAAGTAACCTCATAAGCTACTGGGCCTTCGACGGTAACGCTAACGACTCCGTGGGATCAAATACCGGCACACTCATAAACGGACCGACATTTACCACGGGAAAGATCGGGCAGGGATTGAAGTTTGACGGGGTGGATGATTATGTCGATGCGAAAGACATTAACGCACTCGATGGGTTAAACGCCATGACTGTTTCAGTATGGATTAAGCAAGTGAGTAATAATGAAGTGGGTCAATTGAAATATCTGGTCACAAAAGGAAGTCCTTATGCAACTATAGAATGGAGCTTGTATTCTGACAACTATGCGTTCAATCCACAATTTCAAATCACAAGCGGAGGGGTGAAGTACTCATCCGGAGCGGCTCCAACCATAACTGATTCAAATTGGCACCATCTTGTCGGTATGTATGACGGTTCAAAAGTCAGCATCTGGGTGGACGGTGTCAAAAAATCTGAAGCCGCCGCTAGTGGGACCACTGATGCAAATAGTAAATCTGTCATTATAAACAACATCTTCGGTCCGAACTGGGTCTTTAACGGCTCTATTGACGAAGTCCGCATCTACAGCCGAGCACTCTCTGCTCAAGAAATCACCGACATATACAACTCCACAGGTGGAGGAGTCACTCCTACTCCGCCCCCACCGACCTCCGTTGGCAAACTCATAAGCTACTGGGCCTTCGACGGTAACGCTAACGACTCCGTGGGATCAAATACCGGCACACTCATAAACGGACCGACATTTACCACGGGAAAGATCGGGCAGGGATTGAAGTTTGACGGGGTGGATGATTATGTCGATGCGAAAGACATTAACGCACTCGATGGGTTAAACGCCATGACTGTTTCAGTATGGATTAAGCAAGTGAGTAATAATGAAGTGGGTCAATTGAAATATCTGGTCACAAAAGGAAGTCCTTATGCAACTATAGAATGGAGCTTGTATTCTGACAACTATGCGTTCAATCCACAATTTCAAATCACAAGCGGAGGGGTGAAGTACTCATCCGGAGCGGCTCCAACCATAACTGATTCAAATTGGCACCATCTTGTCGGTATGTATGACGGTTCAAAAGTCAGCATCTGGGTGGACGGTGTCAAAAAATCTGAAGCCGCCGCTAGTGGGACCACTGATGCAAATAGTAAATCTGTCATTATAAACAACATCTTCGGTCCGAACTGGGTCTTTAACGGCTCTATTGACGAAGTCCGCATCTACAGCCGAGCACTCTCTGCTCAAGAAATCACCGAGCTATTGAATGCAGTGGGGGGAGGAGGGGGGACAGCGGTCAACGGTCTGTGTTCAACCACTCTCAACCAGTGCACATCGGGCACATTCGCAGATGTTACTGACACCTCGACTGCGCGTCTCTGGAGTTGTACCGGATCAAACGGAGGAACCACTGCCTCCTGCTCTGAGACTATCTCTGTTGTCCCAGACACCACCGCACCTTCGACCCCTACGAACCTTTCGGCTTCCGCGGTATCTTCGAGCCAGATAAACCTATCCTGGACTGCTTCAACAGACAATGTAGGGGTTACAGGATACAAAGTATTTAGAAACGGCACACAAGTAGCTACACCAAGCACCAATTCGTATTCGAGTACTGGTCTTACCGCAAACACCTCATATTCATATACAGTCTTAGCGCAAGACGCGGCAGGGAATCCATCGGCCCAATCATCTTCCGCGAGCGCAACCACGCAGGCGGTTTCAGCAGGCAATCCCCGTACCTATGTCACAACTTTCTCCGGTGGCGCAGAAAATCCTCTATCAGAATCCGGCAACTGGATCAACGGCAAGGCGACAGGTCTAGACTGGACTGATATGCGTATGGCAAATGGATTGGTATATGGCACACAGCCGCCCTCAGGTGGCTATGATGATTCTACCGCTATACTCTCCGGCACTTGGGGTCCAGATCAAACAGTCACTGCTGTTGTGCATACGGTGAATCCTACAGGAAGTGCTGTTGAGGAACTCGAGATTCGTCTACGTAGCAGTATCTCAGCCCATTCCAATACTGGCTATGAGTTGACCTACGGTCTCAGTCCAACTGGTACTCAATATTATTCTATCGTTCGCTGGAATGGTGCGTTAGGTAACTTCACGGTATTGGCCAATTTGAGTGCCGCACAGGGAGCCCCATTTCTTACTGACAACAGTACCATCAAAGGCACGATGATCGGCAATACCATCACCCTTTACGTCAACAATGTTTCCATACTTACGACTACTGACAGCACCTTTGCCAGTGGTGCACCCGGCATAGGCTGGCTCAGGGCATATGGAGGCGCGGATACTGACTACGGATTTAGAAGTGTTACCGCTACAGATGGTAGTGGTTCCGGCTCTCCTTCAGACACACAAGCTCCGTCCGTACCTACAAATCTTTCGTCATCAAACGTAACCCAAACAGGAGCAACTATTTCATGGACAGCTTCGACTGATACTGGGGGAGGAAACGTGGCGGGATACAAAGTATGGAGAGGAGGGGCTCAAGTGGGCACGGTAACATCCGGTACCTCTTTCGCCAACTCTGGTCTTGTGGCAAGCACCACATATTCATACACTATATCATCCTATGACAACGCGGGAGCTCCCAATAACTCCGTTCCGTCAGCCGCTTTATCGGTTACTACTAGTGGAGTAGCGACGCCAACAACATTTACTCTTACGATCACCAAGGCAGGCACGGGAGGAGGTACGGTGACTTCCACAGGAGGATCTGTGAGTTGTGGCAGTACCTGTTCGGCTTCAGGCCTCACCTCTGGCACAGTTTCAACTCTTACCGCTGTAGCTACTTCGGGCTCTACCTTCACCGGTTGGTCTGGAGGAGGATGTAGTGGAACGGGGACATGTGTAGTCACTGTAGCTTCAAATACGACAGTTACAGCAACATTCAACTTATCTTCAGTAAGTGGCGTGCCCGCGCCGACCTATGTATCGGCTGCCGGCGTGGCGCCAGACCAAATCAGCCTTATCTGGTTGCGCTCAACGCCAACAACCGGAACCATTACTTCGTATACTATATATAGGAATGGAACCCAGATAGGGACTATTGCGCACATACCGTACCAAGCTCCGTATCATGATACGGAACAGCAGTACTACCAGGACTTCACCGTCTCCCCAGGTACGACGTATACATACACAGTGACGGCTACAGATAACGGCGGAAATGTCTCGCCTCCGTCGGCAGGTGTTGCAGCAACCACTCCAGGCGGATCATCTGCTTTGATACCTTCAAACCGTTTGGCCAACTGGATTCCTGGAGTTACCGCAGGCGTTACTGGAGGGATTCCGACAAATCGCACTCATCTCATTGATGTCACCCAAGCGCCCTACAATGCGGATAAAACTGGAGCTACCGATGCCGCTCCAGCCATAAATAGTGCCATCACCGCCGCGGTGGCAAATGATATTGTTTATTTGCCCGCGGGAACCTATAAGATCTTGACCCAGATCGTCGCATCTTTTAAGAGTAATATAACGCTTCGCGGAGCAGGAGCGAGTACTATTCTTGATTGTTATGTTCCAAGCGTCTGTGTGAATATACGCGGATCTGAATTTTACAATGTTTCTGCCGTGCCGGTCCTTTCAGGCGCTTCGAAGGGAAGCACTCAAGTCAGCGTTTCTGACTCATCACCATATACAGTTGGAAATATAGTCAAAATAAGCGGAAAAAATAAAACATCTCTACCGACTATATCAGTCTCGGGCTACGAAAATATCCAATCCCAGATTGTGGTTCTGACTGGGAAGTCAGGTAGCGCCCTTAGCTTCTCCCCGCCTCTTATCGTTGATTTTTCAGGGAGACAGCCAAGCATCACTGCGCCGAATTATGCAACCTCAAGGTATGTCGGTATTGAAGACCTGACCATTGACGGGTCAAATGCCACCACTCAATTTGGAATAAGCGCTGGAGGCACATACGCTTCATGGGTCAAGAATGTCAAAGTCAGACACATGAGTAATTACTCGATAAGTTTTAATGATAGCTTGGGGTGCGAGGTCAGACATTCCTTCCTCGACGAGCTCAACCATGGCGGTACAAATGGCTCTGGATTTTTGAGCGGAGGAAATACCGGATGTCTGTTTGAAGATAACATCGTTTACAAATCATTCCCGCTTCTTGAAATAAACTTTAGTTCCGTAGGTAATGTTTTCGCCTACAATTATATGCCTGACGGCAGTGTGAACGTCAACCATGGTTCTCATAATAGCTACAATCTATATGAAGGAAATTATTTGCAGGGAGGCGAATTCAAATCAGACGGCTATTTTGGAAGCGATTCGGAAGAAATGTTCTTTAGGAACTGGACATCGGGCTTTCTTGCCTTCAAGCGTTTTTCCAGGAATTTTAGTGCCATCGGTAATGTCGTAGGTGCATATAGTCTCGGCCAGCCGAACATCGGCAATGGAGCCTCCACGGGATTTGCCCTACCGAGCCAAGGCATATATTGGCTAGACTGGAGCCCTGTCGCCGGGCTCGGCATCAAAGGTACCCTCACTAGTCGCGCATCTGATGGTTCAAGCGGTGTCGTAACCTTGAGCGCCGGAACTTCGCGACTGCTAGGATACTGCCAGGCTTTTGGAGGAAATTGTCCGGCGATTACAACGCAATGGAGCAATGGCGCTCGAATAGGCATGCATACGACTGCTTTTTCCGGCAATGCTGTTTCTCTTACCGGAGGATACCTAGACCCACTTCCGGCACAGGGAACTGCCATAGGTCTTTGGCCGAGATCAGAAGGATTCCAGGAACTTGATATGGATGTCGGACTCACGTTCATCAGGAAACAGAACTATATTTTCGGCAAAGGCATTCCTGCAAATGAAGCCTTGACGGGAGGACAGACTCTGCCAAATTCTCTCTACCTTTCCTCCAAACCCGCATGGTTCGGCTCACTCTCCTGGCCGCCATATTCTCCAACAAACGCTGCTCAAACCGCTGACAATATTCCCGCCGGCTACCGCTTCAATCATCCTGGCCAGGAAGCTCCGGGCGTAAGCGTAAGTATCAAAACAAATACCGACTCGGTTTCTCCCGTCAATGTTACTGCAGGGGTCTTGAAGGCACTCAGCGCATCTTTCATGGGCATTTTGCAAGAGTTTTGGAACACGTTGTATAAAATTTTGCGATGGATAATCGAGATGTTACAGAACTTATTGTGA